The following coding sequences are from one Pigmentibacter sp. JX0631 window:
- the lipA gene encoding lipoyl synthase has translation MQVENLTIQNLNQNYSSLIENREEVFAKLASLAVEPVYHPKTGRPLKPSWLKVGLTGGETLYTIKNSLREKKLYTVCEEARCPNISSCWNTGTATFMIMGDVCTRGCRFCHIKTGNPEGLLDSEEPFKVADSIKTMNLNYAVITMVDRDDLPDGGANHIKKTIEEIQKQNPRTKVEILAGDFNGKEESISKVVHAGRGLDVFAHNIETVRRLSPRVRDARAKYQQSLNVLEMALKIGPKGMFTKSAIMLGLGETFPEVEEALFDLRQIGVEIITIGQYLQPTPKHLTVKRFVHPDEFNFWSTLAKKMGFKAVAAGPLVRSSYKASELFPEN, from the coding sequence ATGCAAGTCGAAAATTTAACTATCCAAAATCTCAATCAAAATTACTCTTCTCTGATTGAAAATAGGGAAGAAGTTTTTGCCAAACTTGCCTCTCTTGCAGTAGAGCCCGTATACCATCCTAAAACGGGTAGACCATTAAAACCATCATGGCTAAAAGTAGGGCTGACTGGTGGTGAAACACTATATACTATTAAAAATAGTTTACGCGAAAAAAAACTTTATACAGTTTGCGAAGAAGCGCGTTGTCCAAATATATCTTCTTGTTGGAATACAGGAACCGCTACTTTCATGATAATGGGAGACGTTTGTACCAGAGGTTGCCGTTTTTGCCATATAAAAACAGGAAATCCTGAGGGACTGCTAGATTCCGAAGAGCCTTTTAAAGTTGCTGATAGCATTAAAACTATGAATTTAAATTATGCAGTAATTACCATGGTTGACAGGGACGACTTACCTGATGGCGGTGCAAACCATATAAAAAAAACAATTGAAGAAATTCAAAAACAAAACCCAAGGACAAAAGTTGAAATACTCGCTGGGGACTTTAATGGTAAGGAAGAAAGCATAAGTAAAGTAGTGCATGCTGGGCGTGGGTTAGATGTTTTTGCTCACAATATTGAAACAGTACGAAGATTAAGTCCTAGAGTCCGTGATGCTCGCGCAAAATATCAACAGAGTCTTAATGTTTTAGAAATGGCTCTAAAAATAGGCCCAAAAGGAATGTTTACAAAAAGCGCTATCATGCTAGGACTGGGAGAAACTTTTCCTGAAGTTGAAGAAGCTTTGTTTGATCTTAGACAAATTGGTGTTGAAATCATCACTATTGGACAATATTTACAACCTACACCAAAGCACTTAACTGTTAAACGCTTTGTTCATCCTGATGAATTTAATTTTTGGTCTACCCTAGCGAAAAAAATGGGATTCAAAGCTGTTGCGGCAGGTCCCTTAGTTAGAAGTTCCTATAAAGCATCTGAATTGTTTCCTGAAAATTGA
- a CDS encoding phosphate uptake regulator PhoU, giving the protein MSRISSLEVQLSNVKTLLRTMCDAVNAGIHTLMQHFEHPNPNKLIKIVVLDSEIDNLERAIDTLILQILATQQPLGYELRLAYACAKIAHHVERIGDAVESLARQLVNGDIPDEKEIFLEMLSNAKDLFQRSYSAMFEGDLTLIHEIHVLDDKVDFKQRELYRIAKTILKKNTKDNIDKALRIISMSSKIEKIADLCCNWAEQIDLAENGVMRRKIHKQKYRLIFMDNVGGLQASIAASILYQNVKEIVDLSVVASQPMKNNNILNFSNVLAEFEITPQIFPIARITSMNWNKALMLIILGNFELPKEELEIVPFKTVQIIWPEINFFPDDLENDGKKFKEFVTLLQERTNQLVQIIARTQTQNE; this is encoded by the coding sequence ATGTCACGAATTTCTAGTCTTGAAGTGCAACTCAGCAATGTTAAAACTTTATTACGCACAATGTGTGATGCGGTGAATGCTGGTATTCACACATTGATGCAGCATTTTGAACATCCTAATCCCAACAAACTTATTAAAATTGTTGTGTTAGATTCTGAGATTGACAATCTAGAGAGAGCTATTGATACCCTAATATTGCAAATTCTCGCAACACAACAACCATTGGGATATGAATTACGCTTGGCTTATGCATGCGCAAAAATTGCCCACCATGTCGAACGAATAGGTGATGCGGTTGAAAGTCTTGCGCGTCAATTAGTAAATGGAGATATTCCAGATGAAAAGGAAATTTTTCTGGAAATGCTTAGTAATGCAAAAGATCTCTTTCAGAGATCCTATTCTGCAATGTTTGAAGGAGATTTAACTTTAATACATGAAATTCATGTTTTAGATGACAAGGTTGATTTCAAACAACGAGAACTTTATAGAATTGCAAAAACAATTTTAAAGAAAAATACAAAAGATAATATAGATAAAGCTTTAAGAATTATCAGTATGAGTTCAAAAATAGAAAAAATTGCAGATCTTTGTTGTAACTGGGCAGAACAAATAGATTTAGCTGAAAATGGTGTGATGCGTAGAAAAATTCATAAACAAAAATATAGACTTATTTTTATGGACAATGTGGGTGGATTACAAGCTAGTATTGCTGCTTCTATTCTTTATCAAAACGTGAAAGAAATTGTTGATTTGTCTGTTGTAGCGAGTCAACCTATGAAAAATAATAATATTTTAAATTTTTCAAATGTTTTAGCTGAATTTGAAATTACGCCTCAGATTTTTCCGATTGCGCGCATTACCTCAATGAATTGGAATAAAGCTTTAATGTTGATAATATTGGGAAATTTTGAATTACCGAAAGAGGAGCTAGAAATTGTTCCCTTCAAAACGGTGCAAATTATTTGGCCAGAGATAAATTTTTTTCCTGATGATTTAGAAAATGATGGAAAAAAATTTAAAGAATTTGTTACTCTACTGCAAGAAAGAACAAATCAATTAGTGCAAATAATAGCTAGGACACAAACACAAAACGAATAA
- a CDS encoding sigma 54-interacting transcriptional regulator — MSEVRPVGLFDLDSPNYGTHQGNNALEGRSIHPNTVPSEADNRISEEEMLRHYPTRDEKVFKLLEVARTIAPTKVPILITGESGTGKETFAKAIHIAGGRERGRFIVANSSNIPANFFEMELFTTQRNPHDYNQGAINRPIETCSLMLDEVTELDSAMQLKLLRILKEQDINKGAIRRGTAADARIIACSHKNIQDEVNAQRFRNDLFFKLHVIHLEIPSLRQRLVDIDFYSEIFLREFNIQFSKNVQLSPTAKQALRTYTWPGNTRELRNVIQRSVLLSTRDYIGVEELHLMRANSRTEVAMGEPLPQVTLMELEQRLILQTLRRMNGNRTHTAKALGISLRALRYKLNELVECGYEVEGKNV, encoded by the coding sequence ATGAGTGAAGTGCGTCCTGTGGGATTGTTTGACTTAGATTCCCCAAATTACGGAACACATCAAGGTAACAATGCTTTAGAAGGGCGTAGTATTCATCCAAATACAGTTCCTTCAGAAGCAGATAATAGAATTTCTGAAGAAGAAATGCTTCGCCACTATCCAACGAGAGATGAAAAGGTATTTAAATTGCTCGAGGTTGCAAGAACGATTGCTCCTACCAAAGTTCCTATTTTAATTACTGGTGAAAGTGGAACAGGAAAAGAAACTTTTGCTAAAGCAATTCATATAGCTGGTGGAAGAGAAAGAGGTCGTTTTATTGTTGCAAATAGCTCAAACATTCCTGCAAATTTCTTTGAAATGGAACTTTTCACAACCCAAAGAAATCCGCATGACTATAATCAAGGCGCTATTAATAGGCCAATTGAAACTTGTTCTCTTATGTTGGATGAAGTAACAGAATTAGACTCAGCTATGCAACTAAAACTTCTTCGGATTTTAAAAGAACAAGATATAAATAAAGGAGCAATTAGAAGAGGAACTGCTGCAGATGCAAGAATTATTGCTTGCAGTCATAAAAATATTCAAGATGAAGTAAATGCTCAAAGATTTAGAAATGATTTGTTTTTTAAACTACATGTAATTCATTTAGAAATTCCATCATTAAGACAAAGATTAGTAGATATAGATTTTTATTCTGAAATATTCTTAAGGGAATTTAACATTCAATTTTCTAAAAATGTTCAATTATCACCAACGGCTAAACAAGCATTAAGAACTTACACCTGGCCAGGAAATACAAGAGAACTAAGAAATGTTATTCAACGCTCAGTTTTATTATCTACAAGAGATTATATTGGAGTTGAAGAACTGCATTTAATGCGCGCAAATAGCCGTACAGAAGTAGCAATGGGGGAGCCATTACCACAAGTTACTTTAATGGAGCTTGAACAAAGACTTATTTTACAAACTTTAAGAAGAATGAATGGAAATAGAACACATACAGCAAAAGCGCTTGGTATTTCTTTAAGAGCATTGCGTTATAAACTTAATGAATTAGTTGAATGTGGGTATGAAGTAGAGGGGAAAAATGTATGA